The Prunus dulcis chromosome 3, ALMONDv2, whole genome shotgun sequence genome segment GAAGGACAATCTAGAACAAGGTGCACCTGacaagaaggaagaaaaaagaaaacaaatttgggGGCAAAATAACGGGATTAAACCGAAATTTACCAGGTATAGGCCGCACGATTTGGAACATTGATAAGCTGCATCACAACATAAAATAGATGAAATTTAGATAAACTGCTATTTCACCGCTCTactttttgtgtgtgtgtgtgtgtgtgtgtgtgtgtgtgggtaTTTTGGGTAGATTTCTTTGCTCTAATTAAGCTTTAATTGATTATTAAGAGTTTTATCCTCAATTAACAAAAATgccagaaaaacaaaattaaaatttcaagcaTATAGCAAAGAAAGACCTATCAGGAGTGACATGAGAGAATTTGGTGGGAGCCCAAGACATCAACATATTTCCAACACAAAGCAAGCTTCCTTCATAGTCCACCCCATTCACTCTGAATCCTGTCTCAGTGTACCTTCATCACCATAAGTGGCACAACTGTAATTAGTGGttgtttttgggtttacaaacaaatcaaaagtGAATTCATTtcaagaagagaaaattaattgaagtaacaaaggaagaggaaggcaggcaggcaggcaCCGTTGAAAGCGAAGCTGGTCATCAGGGACGTTGTCGATGAGATTGATCTGATCGTAGAGAGAGAAGGCGCGCCTCAGAGACGGAAGTGATTGTTGCTTTGGGTGGGCTTCCTTCCGGAGGCTTCGAATGAGGTTTGGCAATGCCCCCACACCTCTCGCTCTCAACCCCATTTGGTTCTCTCTACATTTGATTTTCTGAGTAGCTTAAAAAATAACTCAACACCCAACTGTGAGTTGAgatcttccttttctttttccttttggggtATAGCCGACCGTCTATACTGttaagatattttattttttcgagtatagccgcgcggctataatTTTAAGATATTCTATTttggagtatagccgctcaTATTCTATGAAGTATAGCCGGTCGACtctacttttaaaatattctattttttaagtatagccgcgcggctctaCTTTTAAGATATTCTATTTTggggtatagccgcgcggctatacttttaaactATTCTATttcggctatacttttaatcTATTCTATTTTTGGCGTATAACCAATCGGCTGTACGTTTAAGATATTCTATTTTGGActatagccgcgtggctatacgGTTAAGatattgtaatttatagagtatagccACACGGCTATACGGTTAAGATATTCTATTCAAGCGATACATGCAGTACTATCATTTTGAGCATAATTGAAGGTGTCTCTCTTTAGATGTCATGGAGATGATCAGTGAACACCGCCCCCAGTTCAGTCCAAAATATTTATCAGGTAAgcttcaaattattattaattggtGGATGTAATTTAGGCGGTTTGGTAGtattcataatatatattgttttctcATTGTACGGAAATGACAGAACTATTGTTGATTTTCTTGATCAATTGCAGGTATGCTTTGATTTAGTTGATCTTGACTGTAATGGAGCCTTTTTCTTTCACGATCATTTGCACGAGTCCATTTGATTAAGTCTTTTTGTCGGCACAATTATGTGCCTAGTGAAGTTGGTTTGCTATGCTTTATTTTGCCAATGGGGTCTAGCCTAGTAAAAAAGTGTCTTAACTTGCAGAGAAGAGATCTCAGGTTCAAACCCccatgaaattttgattgtGTATGTGTAAGAAACCCCCCTCacttgtagtttagactatcgcttgtattaataaataaaaaaagcctTTTTGTCTAGACAAAATTCCTTCATTAATTGGGT includes the following:
- the LOC117621579 gene encoding NADH dehydrogenase [ubiquinone] 1 alpha subcomplex assembly factor 3-like; protein product: MGLRARGVGALPNLIRSLRKEAHPKQQSLPSLRRAFSLYDQINLIDNVPDDQLRFQRYTETGFRVNGVDYEGSLLCVGNMLMSWAPTKFSHVTPDSLSMFQIVRPIPEILILGTGRNIEPVDPELRRFIRSTGMKLEAVDSRNAISTYNILNEEGRIVAAALLPYGAS